The Arctopsyche grandis isolate Sample6627 unplaced genomic scaffold, ASM5162203v2 HiC_scaffold_17, whole genome shotgun sequence nucleotide sequence GTACAAAACTCATTTTATGGTTATCTTcacttttaatcatattttcacgagtttttgttttaaaaacgaaaatatatttgtacagttaaatttaatacattttaggcaaaatatttattatcctTTTTTTCGTCAAGTTCTAATttctttaacatttttttaataactggtGTAAGAATCTTTCTTGTTTTTTCCACAGGCAATTCATAGAAATGCAACCCTTTGTAGTTCACAGGAATAAAGTTTTGAGCTGCAGCCAGTTGCTTCTCAAATGGGCAATTCACACAAGCTAAAAATCTTCTTGGTCCCATTTTCAAATTTACCAATAAGAAATCTAAACCGGCCTCACGCCTAAAAAAACTAAACTGAGATTCAAGCACTAAACCCGCCTTTTTATCATTGGGCACCTTGGCTTTTTCCGCCTCTCGATCAACCCACTTTTCAAATGGATATTTCACTGTTGCATAACCAAAAATATGACCATCTTTTTTAAATCCTTTGTAatctttcattaaaataatatctgtTTCTAAATCCTTATCATTTCTCCTTacttttttaatcttttttacAATCTTCTTTATATCTCTTGTTCTaagttttgcaattttttttaattttttatattcaccTTTGTCAAAATGAGATGTCACTTTTCTAAATCTATTAGTGTCTAAAAGGATTGGAACAAGCAACATCTTAGAAATTTCTTTACAAAAATTTTTGTCTTTATAAATTTCACTTTtggcatgtttttttttaattaaagagtGTCCTATGAATTTACTAAGTAAAGTACAACAAGATCCTGCATCAGTATCAACATAAATTCTTTTGGCATGCAATGCTGCCTCACCTAAAGTATGATGATCAATGATGGTGTCAATTTCAAAGTGTGCCAATTCTTCAATTGGCCTGTGATGATCTACTAGAATCATTTTAATAACTTTGCCTTCTAATTGATGTTCTTCATCACCTACTTTAAAGAAAGTTCCTGAGATTCTAGCATTTAATGAAAAAGACCCTTTTggcttttcaataaaaattaaatcctcaatcgaaatattgaataaa carries:
- the LOC143921875 gene encoding uncharacterized protein LOC143921875, which produces MILVDHHRPIEELAHFEIDTIIDHHTLGEAALHAKRIYVDTDAGSCCTLLNTNRFRKVTSHFDKGEYKKLKKIAKLRTRDIKKIVKKIKKVRRNDKDLETDIILMKDYKGFKKDGHIFGYATVKYPFEKWVDREAEKAKVPNDKKAGLVLESQFSFFRREAGLDFLLVNLKMGPRRFLACVNCPFEKQLAAAQNFIPVNYKGLHFYELPVEKTRKILTPVIKKMLKKLELDEKKDNKYFA